One genomic window of Streptomyces sp. NBC_01276 includes the following:
- a CDS encoding GAP family protein translates to MALDLLLIGLGIALDPIPVTAFILLLSADRGVRKGLVFILAWLACLVVVLALVVFATGGTPPPPKSAPSTVALAGKLVIGVGLVAYGEHKRRSLRRPRTRPRKPPAWAARLNEVSYWTAAGLAVLLQPWGLVAAGCATVVDADMSEATTVLTLFGFCLLATASLLSMELYATFAPQAAQDRLGRLRAWMEDHQDQAIVAISLLIGLWLVGNSIYQLTS, encoded by the coding sequence ATGGCTCTTGACCTTCTCCTGATCGGCCTGGGCATCGCCCTGGATCCGATCCCCGTGACCGCGTTCATCCTCCTGCTGTCCGCCGACCGCGGCGTACGCAAGGGGTTGGTATTCATCCTTGCCTGGCTCGCCTGCCTGGTCGTCGTCCTGGCCCTGGTGGTGTTCGCGACGGGCGGTACACCTCCTCCGCCCAAGAGCGCCCCGTCGACGGTTGCCCTCGCGGGCAAACTCGTCATCGGCGTCGGGCTGGTCGCCTACGGGGAGCACAAGCGCCGCTCGCTCCGGCGCCCCCGCACCCGGCCCCGCAAGCCCCCGGCGTGGGCCGCCCGTCTGAACGAGGTCTCGTACTGGACCGCCGCCGGGCTGGCTGTCCTCCTCCAGCCGTGGGGCCTGGTCGCGGCGGGCTGCGCCACCGTCGTCGACGCCGACATGTCCGAGGCCACCACGGTCCTCACCCTGTTCGGGTTCTGCCTGCTGGCCACCGCCAGCCTGCTCTCGATGGAGCTCTACGCGACGTTCGCCCCGCAGGCGGCACAGGACAGGCTCGGCCGGCTGCGCGCCTGGATGGAGGACCACCAGGATCAGGCGATCGTCGCGATCTCGCTGCTCATCGGTCTTTGGCTGGTGGGCAACAGCATCTATCAGCTCACCAGTTGA
- a CDS encoding arylsulfatase, which translates to MPVNEYKPGSAFSGVIGRTTDVSSPAWPEPPGAVPGSPNVLTIVLDDTGYGQLGCYGSPMQTPRLDGLAAGGLLYNNMHTTALCSPSRSCIITGRNHHSNAMAAITELATGYPGYNGNIPFENGFLSEMLLEHGYNTYMLGKWHLMPSAQESPAGPYNRWPLGRGFERFYGFLGGDTNQWYPELVYDNHQVEPPASPEQGYHFTPDLTDKAKLFISDAKQVAPDKPFFLHFCPGATHAPHHVPREWADRYRGQFDDGWDAYREVTFANQKRLGVVPGDAVLSRHDPDVPEWESLSPDARRLAARMMEVFAGFLSHTDHEIGRLLDFLQEIGELDNTLIMVVSDNGASAEGGVTGTANEAQFFNNAPEPLGESLKAIDDLGGPTTFNHYPWGWTWAGNTPFRRWKRETYRGGASDPFLVHWPAGIKARGEVRTQYAHLVDMVPTVLDILGIEPPDTIKGVTQSPLHGVSFAHTFDNPAAPSLHRTQYFEMLGHRAIDHDGWRAVCPWPGPSFTEAKQPFGTPISAEKLSELDATAWELYHIDEDFAETRDVSSDHHAKTIELISLWYVEAGKYGVLPVDGSALARMATERPQIGKARTSYTFRPGTQSLPPSVAPRVLNRPHSITADVEIPADGAEGVLMSQGSMAGGWSFYIKDGKLTYVHNYVSRALYTVSTTDPVPAGRHELRFEFEPTGKPDLAAGKGAPGRAELYIDRHLVAVAEFPVTTPVMFNPGGMTCGANPGQPVTPDYPSPFRFTGELHTVTIDLSGELITDADSEMRMHMARQ; encoded by the coding sequence ATGCCAGTGAACGAGTACAAGCCGGGGAGCGCCTTCTCCGGAGTGATCGGGCGGACCACGGACGTCTCCAGCCCGGCATGGCCCGAGCCGCCGGGGGCGGTGCCGGGATCACCCAACGTGCTGACGATCGTGCTCGACGACACGGGTTACGGACAGCTGGGCTGCTACGGAAGTCCGATGCAGACGCCCCGCCTCGACGGTCTGGCCGCGGGCGGACTGCTGTACAACAACATGCACACCACGGCACTGTGCTCGCCGTCGCGTTCGTGCATCATCACCGGTCGCAATCACCATTCCAACGCGATGGCGGCGATCACGGAGCTGGCCACCGGCTACCCCGGTTACAACGGCAACATCCCGTTCGAGAACGGGTTCCTGTCCGAAATGCTGCTGGAGCACGGATACAACACGTACATGCTCGGCAAGTGGCACCTCATGCCCTCGGCCCAGGAGTCACCCGCAGGACCTTACAACCGCTGGCCGCTGGGCCGCGGCTTCGAGCGGTTCTACGGATTCCTCGGCGGCGACACCAACCAGTGGTATCCGGAACTCGTGTACGACAACCACCAGGTCGAGCCCCCCGCCTCGCCGGAACAGGGCTACCACTTCACCCCGGACCTGACGGACAAGGCCAAGCTCTTCATCTCCGACGCCAAGCAGGTCGCTCCCGACAAGCCGTTCTTCCTCCACTTCTGCCCCGGCGCCACCCACGCGCCGCACCACGTACCGCGGGAGTGGGCCGATCGCTACCGGGGACAGTTCGACGACGGCTGGGACGCCTACCGCGAGGTGACCTTCGCCAACCAGAAGCGGCTCGGTGTCGTACCCGGCGACGCCGTCCTCTCGCGCCACGACCCGGACGTCCCCGAATGGGAGTCCCTGTCTCCCGACGCCCGCCGCCTCGCCGCGCGCATGATGGAGGTCTTCGCCGGCTTCCTGTCCCACACCGACCACGAGATCGGTCGGCTGCTGGACTTCCTCCAGGAGATCGGCGAACTGGACAACACGCTGATCATGGTCGTCTCCGACAACGGGGCGAGCGCCGAGGGCGGCGTCACCGGGACGGCCAACGAGGCGCAGTTCTTCAACAACGCTCCCGAACCGCTCGGGGAGAGCCTGAAGGCGATCGACGATCTCGGCGGTCCGACCACGTTCAACCACTACCCCTGGGGCTGGACCTGGGCGGGCAACACGCCGTTCCGGCGCTGGAAGCGGGAGACCTACCGCGGCGGCGCCAGCGACCCGTTCCTCGTCCACTGGCCTGCCGGCATCAAGGCACGAGGGGAGGTGCGCACCCAGTACGCACACCTCGTGGACATGGTGCCCACCGTGCTCGACATCCTCGGCATCGAACCGCCGGACACCATCAAGGGCGTCACCCAGTCCCCCCTGCACGGTGTCAGCTTCGCCCATACCTTCGACAACCCTGCCGCACCGAGCCTCCACCGCACTCAGTACTTCGAGATGCTCGGGCACCGTGCCATCGACCACGACGGCTGGCGCGCCGTATGTCCCTGGCCGGGCCCGTCGTTCACCGAGGCGAAGCAGCCGTTCGGGACGCCCATCAGCGCGGAGAAGCTGTCCGAACTGGACGCCACAGCCTGGGAGCTTTACCACATCGACGAGGACTTCGCGGAGACCCGTGACGTCTCCTCGGACCATCACGCCAAGACCATCGAGCTGATTTCCCTGTGGTACGTGGAGGCCGGAAAGTACGGAGTGCTGCCGGTCGACGGAAGCGCGCTGGCGCGGATGGCAACGGAACGTCCACAGATCGGCAAGGCACGGACCAGCTACACGTTCCGGCCCGGCACCCAGTCGCTGCCGCCCTCCGTCGCCCCCAGGGTCCTCAACCGTCCGCACAGCATCACCGCCGATGTGGAGATCCCCGCCGACGGCGCCGAAGGCGTACTGATGAGCCAGGGGTCGATGGCCGGCGGATGGAGCTTCTACATCAAGGACGGCAAGCTGACGTACGTTCACAACTACGTCTCGCGCGCCCTCTACACGGTGTCCACGACGGACCCGGTACCCGCGGGCCGGCATGAACTGCGCTTCGAGTTCGAACCTACGGGCAAGCCCGATCTCGCCGCGGGCAAGGGCGCACCGGGGCGTGCTGAGCTCTACATCGACCGTCACCTGGTCGCGGTGGCCGAGTTCCCGGTGACCACGCCCGTCATGTTCAACCCGGGCGGGATGACCTGCGGTGCCAACCCCGGCCAGCCGGTGACCCCCGACTACCCGTCACCCTTCCGGTTCACGGGCGAACTCCACACCGTGACCATCGACCTGTCGGGCGAACTCATCACCGATGCGGACAGCGAGATGCGCATGCACATGGCCCGGCAGTGA